Proteins from a genomic interval of Lolium perenne isolate Kyuss_39 chromosome 1, Kyuss_2.0, whole genome shotgun sequence:
- the LOC127345962 gene encoding pto-interacting protein 1: MSCFGCCGDEDTQRAPDNRNQYPGSYPARTDAYRTADPTPKGSQPVKVQPIAVPTIPMDEIREVTKGFGDEALIGEGSFGRVYFGVLRNGRSAAVKKLDSSKQPDQELLAQVSMVSRLKHENVVELLGYCLDGTTRVLAYEFATMGSLHDMLHGRKGVKGAQPGPVLSWIQRVKIAVGAAKGLEYLHEKAQPHIIHRDIKSSNVLLFDDDVAKIADFDLSNQAPDMAARLHSTRVLGTFGYHAPEYAMTGQLSSKSDVYSFGVVLLELLTGRKPVDHTLPRGQQSLVTWATPRLSEDKVRQCVDSRLGGDYPPKAVAKFAAVAALCVQYEADFRPNMSIVVKALQPLLNARAAHPGEQHAGR, encoded by the exons GGACTGATGCATATCGCACTGCCGATCCAACTCCCAAAGGTTCTCAACCGGTGAAAGTGCAACCAATTGCAGTCCCCACCATTCCGATGGATGAAATTAGGGAGGTGACGAAGGGTTTCGGTGATGAAGCTTTGATTGGTGAGGGATCCTTTGGCAGAGTATATTTTGGTGTCCTAAGAAATGGTAGAAGTGCAGCAGTGAAAAAGTTGGATTCTAGTAAGCAGCCAGACCAAGAATTGTTGGCACAG GTGTCTATGGTGTCAAGGCTAAAGCATGAAAATGTTGTCGAGTTGCTTGGTTACTGTCTTGATGGGACCACCCGTGTCCTTGCTTATGAATTTGCCACTATGGGTTCTCTTCATGATATGCTTCATG GAAGGAAAGGTGTTAAAGGGGCTCAACCCGGTCCGGTCCTATCATGGATACAGCGGGTGAAGATAGCTGTTGGTGCAGCGAAAGGCCTAGAATATCTTCATGAGAAAGCACAGCCTCATATCATACACAGAGACATCAAATCAAGCAATGTTCTTCTTTTTGATGATGATGTAGCTAAAATAGCCGACTTCGATTTGTCAAACCAAGCTCCTGACATGGCAGCCCGGCTTCACTCAACTAGGGTTCTCGGAACATTTGGATACCATGCACCTGA GTATGCTATGACTGGACAACTTAGTTCGAAGAGCGATGTGTACAGTTTTGGAGTTGTTCTTCTGGAGCTGTTGACGGGAAGGAAACCTGTTGACCATACATTACCAAGGGGGCAGCAGAGCCTTGTCACATGG GCCACCCCAAGGCTGAGTGAAGATAAGGTCAGGCAATGTGTTGACTCAAGACTTGGAGGGGACTATCCTCCTAAAGCTGTCGCAAAG TTTGCAGCTGTCGCTGCATTATGCGTCCAATATGAGGCTGATTTTCGGCCTAATATGAGCATCGTCGTCAAGGCGCTCCAGCCCCTGCTGAACGCTCGAGCAGCCCACCCAGGAGAACAACATGCTGGTCGTTAA